In Nycticebus coucang isolate mNycCou1 chromosome 9, mNycCou1.pri, whole genome shotgun sequence, the following are encoded in one genomic region:
- the ADAM21 gene encoding disintegrin and metalloproteinase domain-containing protein 21 — MRITLLLLWLGVSLYPSGLSQAGPIQHLSSPEVVIPLKVTSRSRGANIPGWLSYSLLFGGQRHIVHMKVKKFLVSRHFPVFTYTEQHALLEDWPFVPDDCYYHGYVEGIPGSLVVFSACFGGFRGMLQINDLTYEIEPIKHSTTFEHLVYKINTKETQFLPLRCGIKEKEVAHQHLEFEEVEYSPLKQNSTGIWWTHTWFLELVVVINHDFFIYSQSNVSKVQEDVFLVVNIVDSMYQQLDTYVILIGIEVWNQGSVFPMISIEQVLEDFSQWKKISLSQPQHDAAHIFIKNPVINELGIAYVAGICHPPIDCGVDNFKGDPWSLFANTVTHELGHILGMRHDEEFCYCGERGCIMSAFRVPAEKFTNCSYADFMRTTFGQGSCLHNSPRPEELFMLERCGNGMVEREEECDCGSIQQCEQDPCCLLNCTLRPGAACAFGLCCKDCKFVPSGELCRQQVNECDLPEWCNGTSHQCPEDRYMQDGIPCSDSAYCYQQRCNNHDRQCREIFGKGAKSAPQNCYKEVNSQGNRFGHCGRNGTAYLKCNASDVFCGRVQCENVRAIPSSQDHSTWQHTYINGVACWGIDYHLGMDIPDIGEVKDGTVCGPGKICIHKKCVSLSVLSQVCLPETCNMKGICNNKHHCHCGYGWSPPYCLLRGYGGSVDSGPASAKRRDFLPLIVILSLSVLTFLCTVGLVVYLQQFSRPQKTVED, encoded by the coding sequence ATGAGAATCACTCTTCTGCTGCTTTGGCTTGGGGTGTCTCTGTACCCATCTGGCCTCTCCCAGGCTGGGCCCATCCAACACCTCAGCTCCCCAGAAGTAGTGATCCCCTTGAAAGTAACCAGCAGAAGCAGAGGTGCAAACATTCCTGGATGGCTGTCCTACAGTCTGCTGTTTGGAGGCCAGAGGCACATTGTCCATATGAAGGTCAAGAAGTTCTTAGTTTCCAGACATTTCCCAGTATTCACCTACACAGAGCAGCATGCCCTCCTGGAGGACTGGCCCTTTGTCCCTGATGACTGCTACTATCATGGATATGTGGAGGGAATCCCTGGGTCCCTGGTAGTTTTCAGTGCCTGTTTTGGGGGCTTTCGAGGAATGCTACAAATAAATGACCTCACTTATGAAATTGAACCCATCAAGCACTCTACAACATTTGAACACttggtttataaaataaatactaaggaGACACAATTCCTACCCTTGAGATGTGgcataaaagaaaaggaagttgcACACCAACACTTGGAATTTGAAGAGGTTGAGTACTCACCTCTGAAACAAAATTCTACTGGTATCTGGTGGACCCATACATGGTTTCTGGAGCTAGTTGTGGTGATCAACCATGATTTCTTCATTTACTCTCAAAGTAATGTCTCAAAGGTGCAAGAGGATGTATTTCTTGTTGTCAACATAGTGGATTCCATGTATCAACAGTTGGATACTTATgtaattttgattgggattgaaGTTTGGAATCAAGGAAGTGTTTTCCCAATGATAAGCATAGAACAGGTTTTGGAAGATTTCTCTCAGTGGAAAAAAATCAGTCTTTCCCAGCCACAGCACGATGCTGcacatattttcattaaaaatccaGTTATAAATGAACTTGGTATAGCCTATGTTGCAGGAATATGTCATCCTCCTATCGACTGTGGAGTTGATAATTTCAAAGGAGACCCTTGGTCTCTTTTTGCTAATACTGTGACCCATGAGTTAGGTCACATTTTGGGTATGCGGCATGATGAGGAGTTCTGTTATTGTGGGGAAAGAGGTTGCATCATGAGTGCTTTCAGAGTGCCAGCAGAAAAATTCACCAATTGCAGTTATGCCGATTTTATGAGGACCACTTTTGGCCAGGGATCATGTCTGCACAATTCTCCAAGACCAGAGGAACTCTTTATGTTGGAGCGCTGTGGAAATGGCATGGTTGAAAGAGAAGAAGAGTGTGACTGTGGATCTATACAGCAGTGTGAACAAGATCCCTGTTGTCTGTTGAACTGCACTCTGAGGCCTGGTGCTGCTTGTGCTTTTGGGCTTTGTTGTAAAGACTGCAAGTTTGTGCCATCAGGGGAACTTTGTAGACAACAGGTCAATGAATGTGACCTTCCAGAGTGGTGCAATGGGACATCCCATCAATGTCCAGAAGATAGATACATGCAGGATGGCATCCCCTGTAGTGACAGTGCCTACTGCTATCAACAGAGATGTAATAACCATGACCGACAGTGCAGGGAGATTTTTGGTAAAGGTGCAAAGAGTGCTCCTCAGAATTGCTATAAAGAAGTCAACTCCCAGGGAAACCGTTTCGGCCATTGTGGTAGAAATGGCACAGCATACCTAAAATGTAATGCTTCTGATGTCTTTTGTGGGAGAGTTCAGTGTGAGAATGTGAGAGCCATTCCTTCTTCCCAAGATCATTCTACTTGGCAGCACACTTACATCAATGGTGTTGCCTGCTGGGGCATCGACTATCATTTAGGGATGGATATACCTGACATTGGTGAAGTTAAGGATGGCACTGTATGTGGACCTGGAAAGATCTGCATCCATAAGAAGTGTGTCAGTCTGTCTGTCCTGTCACAAGTCTGCCTTCCTGAGACCTGCAATATGAAGGGGATCTGCAATAATAAGCATCACTGCCACTGTGGCTATGGGTGGTCTCCACCGTACTGCCTGCTCAGAGGCTATGGAGGTAGTGTCGACAGTGGCCCAGCTTCTGCAAAAAGGAGAGATTTTTTGCCACTAATTGTGATtctttctttgtctgttttgacttttcTGTGCACTGTTGGCCTTGTTGTGTATCTTCAACAGTTTTCCAGGCCACAGAAAACTGTTGAAGACTAA